In a single window of the Petrotoga olearia DSM 13574 genome:
- a CDS encoding FecCD family ABC transporter permease: MHFHIKNHTTVQKNRRILLYLTLILLLVFIISLFVGRYPLSFSEITTTIKNLVLGNEVQKTNEWLVFYHIRLPRIILVIFVGSVLSITGATYQSVFRNPLASPSILGVSAGSAFGVALAILISEDFLIGTYLLSFVLGLVAVLFTFFISVWSKVKGVTVLVLAGMAVTSFFNACVSLVQYLADPYEKLPNIVFWLMGSFNRAGWREVYISLFTMLPGIIILLILRWYLNVMSMGEEEALSMGINVRRMRILLIIVSTVMVAPTVAVAGQISWIGLITPHIARYIIGANHRYMLPATCILGSVLLLIMDDIARTITPAEIPISIVTAFIGAPFFVYLLLRRRESGWNQ, encoded by the coding sequence ATGCATTTTCACATTAAAAATCATACTACAGTTCAAAAAAATAGAAGAATACTTTTATATCTCACATTAATTTTATTATTAGTATTTATTATTTCACTTTTTGTTGGTAGATACCCCCTATCATTTTCCGAAATTACTACAACGATAAAAAACTTAGTTTTAGGCAATGAGGTACAAAAAACCAACGAATGGTTAGTTTTCTACCACATTCGGTTACCTAGAATAATACTGGTAATATTTGTTGGTTCCGTTTTATCTATAACTGGCGCAACATATCAAAGTGTTTTTAGAAACCCTCTGGCTTCTCCATCAATTCTTGGCGTATCAGCGGGATCAGCATTTGGAGTAGCCCTAGCTATCTTAATCAGTGAAGATTTTTTAATCGGTACTTACTTATTATCTTTTGTTTTAGGGCTAGTTGCCGTTCTTTTTACTTTTTTCATTTCTGTTTGGAGTAAAGTAAAAGGGGTTACCGTCCTTGTTTTGGCAGGAATGGCTGTAACCTCTTTCTTCAACGCCTGTGTCTCTTTAGTACAATACTTAGCAGACCCTTACGAAAAATTACCTAATATTGTTTTTTGGCTAATGGGGAGTTTCAATAGGGCAGGCTGGAGAGAAGTATATATTTCATTATTTACAATGCTTCCAGGGATAATAATTCTTCTTATTTTAAGATGGTATTTGAACGTTATGTCTATGGGAGAAGAAGAAGCATTATCCATGGGAATAAATGTACGAAGAATGAGGATTTTATTGATCATTGTGAGTACAGTTATGGTTGCTCCCACCGTGGCTGTTGCAGGGCAAATAAGCTGGATTGGGTTAATTACTCCACATATTGCCAGGTATATAATAGGTGCAAACCATAGATACATGCTTCCTGCAACGTGTATCTTGGGTTCTGTGCTTCTGTTAATTATGGACGACATCGCCAGAACAATCACACCCGCAGAAATCCCTATAAGTATTGTTACCGCATTTATAGGGGCACCATTTTTTGTCTATCTTTTATTAAGAAGAAGAGAAAGTGGGTGGAATCAATGA
- a CDS encoding ABC transporter ATP-binding protein yields MISVNNISFSYDTVGDTIKNISFTLNKGELIALLGPNGSGKSTILKCLNGILKPKTGEIYIENYNIKDLSYKEIAKFISIVPQEHSAVFSYLVIDIVAMGITPYLSFGRMPTTKDYKEAYTKLEFFNIQHLAEKNYNQLSGGEKQLVLIARALMQNTDYLIMDEPTSHLDFKNQHLLMEELKKLSENGKGVITALHDPNLALRFCDRIIMVKNGEIICSGDKTEVMNSQNLQILYDVPVSMNKVEDVSIIYIN; encoded by the coding sequence ATGATATCTGTTAATAATATATCTTTTTCTTACGACACTGTTGGAGACACGATTAAAAATATCAGTTTTACTTTGAACAAAGGTGAACTAATTGCTTTGTTAGGGCCTAACGGTTCAGGTAAATCAACTATACTAAAATGTTTAAACGGCATATTGAAGCCAAAAACTGGGGAAATATACATAGAAAATTACAATATTAAAGATTTAAGTTATAAAGAAATAGCAAAATTCATAAGTATAGTTCCCCAGGAACATTCTGCCGTATTTTCATACCTTGTGATAGATATAGTAGCCATGGGAATCACTCCCTATCTTTCTTTTGGAAGGATGCCCACAACAAAAGATTATAAGGAAGCATATACAAAGTTAGAATTTTTTAATATTCAACATCTTGCTGAAAAAAATTATAACCAATTGAGCGGCGGAGAGAAACAATTGGTGCTAATTGCAAGAGCTTTGATGCAAAATACAGATTACCTGATCATGGATGAACCTACTTCTCATTTGGATTTTAAGAATCAACATCTATTAATGGAAGAATTGAAAAAATTGAGTGAAAACGGAAAAGGAGTTATTACGGCACTTCATGATCCTAATCTTGCTTTAAGATTCTGTGATAGAATAATAATGGTAAAAAATGGTGAAATAATATGTAGTGGCGATAAAACTGAAGTAATGAACTCACAAAATTTACAAATCCTCTACGACGTACCAGTTTCAATGAACAAGGTGGAAGACGTTAGTATAATATACATAAACTAA